In one Streptomyces venezuelae genomic region, the following are encoded:
- a CDS encoding RNA polymerase sigma factor: MTEPSEQEHHLIDPAELTADFETFFRDHEKEFLKSAASRVRNAHDAEEVVLIAGVRIYRKWPRIRAHANPVAYAHQILNWEIATFFRKQARIADRETSYGELPFADVPTGDDLLALGEHEELDLALERLEARAPVRAACIRLRFLCGLTNHEVGERLEISPDCVKVHVCRGLKDLQSLMDLPTRGKGDS, from the coding sequence GTGACTGAACCGTCCGAGCAGGAGCACCATCTGATCGATCCCGCCGAACTGACGGCCGACTTCGAGACCTTCTTCCGGGATCACGAGAAGGAGTTCCTGAAGTCGGCGGCATCACGGGTGCGCAATGCGCACGATGCCGAAGAGGTGGTCCTCATCGCGGGCGTACGCATCTACCGCAAGTGGCCGCGCATCCGCGCGCACGCCAATCCGGTCGCGTACGCCCATCAGATCCTGAACTGGGAGATCGCCACCTTCTTCCGCAAGCAGGCCCGGATAGCCGACCGGGAGACGTCCTACGGCGAGTTGCCCTTCGCGGACGTCCCGACCGGTGACGATCTGCTCGCCCTCGGAGAGCACGAGGAACTGGACCTGGCCCTGGAGCGCCTGGAAGCACGCGCACCCGTGCGTGCGGCCTGCATACGGCTGCGGTTCCTGTGCGGACTGACCAACCACGAGGTCGGGGAACGGCTGGAGATCAGCCCGGACTGCGTCAAGGTCCACGTGTGCAGAGGCCTCAAAGACCTTCAATCCCTCATGGATCTCCCCACTCGGGGAAAAGGAGATTCCTGA
- a CDS encoding helix-turn-helix domain-containing protein: MIQPNMGERVCPQCGGTWISQGAGRPGTYCGTKCRQAANRESRKSRPEPPDTRLVDEQLLQDFQAIQDEVEELLGSLDYSGAPPEDPLRILVRIQQRLDAVTIGLVGRAKARGASWPDVGAAMNLTPDTVRHKYATALDRYQRKRAPRAQRPTGPTPRRPAAPDDGPGPGPVRYMITGTFGQHADEEGADVVVCAEELAPALASLHRASGRTLRSVAEQARLSPGYVSRIIAGERLPSWSVVCRLARACGASPVQLRPLWESALTRRGAKRDAPPSLHAALRYLHHRAGCPDPAQLASLSERLTADEITAMLESAAVPDWGAVQQLVSALNGEAAYFEPLWRTAVRNNRPPVRRPLPLPALACPNRGTAGPVAVFRLLTQFNGVLKSNPLLTETMRMQVRRTIARRARAAAI; the protein is encoded by the coding sequence ATGATCCAGCCGAATATGGGGGAAAGGGTCTGCCCGCAGTGCGGCGGCACCTGGATTTCGCAGGGAGCGGGGCGCCCGGGCACCTATTGCGGCACCAAGTGCCGCCAGGCCGCCAACCGCGAAAGCAGAAAGAGCCGTCCGGAGCCCCCCGACACACGGCTCGTCGACGAACAGCTCCTGCAGGACTTCCAGGCGATCCAGGACGAGGTCGAGGAACTGCTCGGCTCCCTCGACTACTCCGGAGCGCCGCCCGAAGACCCGTTGCGCATTCTGGTGCGCATCCAGCAGCGCCTGGACGCGGTCACCATCGGTCTCGTCGGCCGCGCCAAGGCCCGCGGCGCCAGCTGGCCGGATGTCGGCGCGGCCATGAACCTCACCCCGGACACGGTCCGCCACAAGTACGCCACCGCCCTGGACCGTTACCAGCGCAAGCGGGCCCCGCGCGCCCAGCGTCCGACGGGGCCCACGCCCCGCAGACCCGCGGCGCCCGACGACGGGCCGGGCCCCGGCCCTGTGCGCTACATGATCACCGGCACCTTCGGCCAGCACGCCGACGAGGAGGGCGCGGACGTCGTCGTCTGCGCCGAGGAGCTGGCCCCCGCCCTCGCCTCCCTGCACCGCGCCAGCGGCCGCACGCTGCGTTCGGTCGCCGAGCAGGCACGCCTCTCCCCGGGCTACGTCTCGCGCATCATCGCCGGAGAACGGCTGCCCTCCTGGTCCGTCGTGTGTCGCCTGGCCCGCGCCTGCGGTGCCTCCCCGGTCCAGCTGCGGCCGCTGTGGGAGAGCGCGCTGACCCGTCGGGGCGCGAAGAGGGACGCCCCGCCCTCGCTGCACGCGGCGCTGCGCTACCTCCACCACCGCGCCGGGTGCCCCGATCCGGCCCAACTGGCGAGCCTCAGCGAGCGGCTGACGGCCGATGAGATCACCGCGATGCTGGAGAGCGCGGCGGTGCCGGATTGGGGGGCCGTCCAGCAGCTCGTCTCCGCCCTGAACGGCGAAGCGGCCTACTTCGAGCCGCTCTGGCGGACCGCGGTGCGGAACAACCGGCCACCGGTCCGGCGCCCGCTGCCGCTGCCGGCGCTCGCGTGCCCGAACCGGGGCACGGCGGGCCCCGTCGCCGTCTTCCGGCTCCTGACCCAGTTCAACGGCGTCCTCAAGAGCAATCCGCTGCTCACCGAGACCATGCGGATGCAGGTGCGGCGCACGATCGCGCGGCGGGCGAGAGCCGCGGCCATCTGA
- a CDS encoding TetR/AcrR family transcriptional regulator gives MTRGMSEQRRARLRLEISREAARLFWEQGVAATGGDQIADAVGLSTRTIWRHFRSKESCAEPVIMQGVVTLLGVLRRWPRESALEDHLDAELTGIRLGHERPPVTLADELLAMKMIRLADTEPALRTAWLMACDEVERELRTIIGERLERPPDDLQVRMYAASAASVVRVLDEHIGTAALAGDDVTEFEDVAALARRYARAIRTATGGAVGDPVV, from the coding sequence ATGACGCGAGGAATGAGTGAGCAGCGGCGTGCGCGGCTGCGGCTGGAGATCTCCCGGGAGGCGGCCCGGCTCTTCTGGGAGCAGGGAGTGGCCGCGACCGGCGGCGACCAGATCGCCGACGCGGTGGGCCTCTCCACGCGCACCATCTGGCGGCACTTCCGCAGCAAGGAGAGCTGCGCGGAGCCGGTCATCATGCAGGGCGTGGTCACACTCCTCGGCGTGCTGCGCCGCTGGCCCCGCGAGAGCGCCCTCGAAGACCACCTGGACGCCGAACTGACCGGCATCAGGCTCGGACACGAGCGGCCGCCCGTCACCCTGGCCGACGAACTGCTCGCGATGAAGATGATCCGCCTGGCCGACACCGAACCGGCTTTGCGCACGGCGTGGCTGATGGCCTGCGACGAGGTGGAGCGCGAACTCCGCACGATCATCGGCGAGCGCCTGGAGCGCCCGCCGGACGACCTTCAGGTCCGGATGTACGCCGCGTCGGCGGCGTCCGTCGTCCGCGTCCTCGACGAGCACATCGGCACGGCGGCGCTCGCGGGCGACGACGTCACCGAGTTCGAGGACGTGGCGGCGCTCGCCCGGCGGTACGCGCGGGCGATCCGCACGGCCACCGGGGGAGCGGTCGGTGATCCCGTCGTCTGA
- a CDS encoding alpha/beta hydrolase family protein: protein MSESARTTAPAHGAPRLAVEQLTVEELFGSPVRAGASISSDGTRIAYLAPWRGRLNVWVENLDSDEEPRCVTADDNRSVHTFHWTDDPRWLLYEQDGDGDEMWHLHRVDLDHPEAGAVDLTPFPGVVALGLDTAAARPGKAFLHLNKRNPVEFDLYELDIATGELTVLAQNPGQSAGWMCTPGGELYAQLLTAEGDIQLARWDTSAGSGELRPVATFDGADYPLSIQPFELTPDGTGVWLGSNRNSDRTRLVRLDLATGEETGVDSHPVFDLDTRCVVFPALPSPLIRNPYTGALLGARYLGERQVIHALDPHFAAVLPNLERLSDGDLAAVSCDASGRRWVAVFSHDRDPGATYLYDHATRETRLLYRPYPHLDPEVLAPMAPVVIPARDGLRLPAYLTLPVGVDPVGLPTVLLVHGGPWFRDTWGYNPVVQLLANRGYAVLQVNFRGSMGYGKAFLKAGIGELAGTMHDDLIDAVDWAVGRGYADRDRVAVFGGSYGGYAALVGAAFTPDVFAAAIDTCGPSNLVTYLRTLPEFARPGLVNNWYLYAGDPSDPEQEADLLARSPISRVDRIRTPLMVVQGANDVRVVKAESDRIVDALRARGVEVEYMVKENEGHGFVNPENNIDLYRAAERFLARHLK from the coding sequence ATGAGTGAGAGTGCCCGTACGACCGCCCCCGCGCACGGAGCCCCCCGGCTCGCCGTCGAGCAGTTGACCGTCGAGGAGCTCTTCGGCTCTCCCGTGCGTGCCGGTGCGTCGATTTCGTCCGACGGCACGAGGATCGCCTATCTCGCGCCCTGGCGAGGCCGGCTCAACGTATGGGTGGAGAACCTCGACTCCGACGAGGAGCCGCGGTGCGTGACGGCCGACGACAACCGCAGCGTGCACACCTTCCACTGGACGGACGACCCGCGCTGGCTGCTGTACGAGCAGGACGGCGACGGCGACGAGATGTGGCACCTCCACCGGGTCGACCTGGACCACCCGGAGGCCGGGGCCGTCGACCTCACCCCGTTCCCCGGCGTCGTGGCGCTGGGGCTCGACACGGCGGCCGCTCGGCCGGGCAAGGCCTTCCTGCATCTGAACAAGCGGAACCCCGTCGAGTTCGACCTGTACGAACTCGACATCGCCACCGGTGAGTTGACCGTCCTGGCGCAGAACCCCGGTCAGTCCGCGGGCTGGATGTGCACGCCGGGAGGCGAGCTCTACGCGCAGCTCCTGACGGCCGAGGGCGATATCCAGTTGGCGCGCTGGGACACGTCGGCGGGATCGGGAGAGCTGCGCCCGGTCGCCACGTTCGACGGCGCCGACTACCCCCTGAGCATCCAGCCGTTCGAGCTCACTCCGGACGGCACCGGCGTGTGGCTGGGTTCCAACCGCAACAGCGACCGGACCCGCCTGGTCCGCCTGGACCTGGCCACGGGGGAGGAGACCGGTGTCGACAGCCATCCGGTCTTCGACCTCGACACCCGCTGCGTCGTCTTCCCCGCGCTGCCGTCGCCGCTCATCCGCAACCCGTACACCGGAGCGCTGCTCGGCGCGCGTTACCTCGGTGAGCGGCAGGTGATCCACGCGCTCGACCCGCACTTCGCCGCGGTCCTGCCGAACCTGGAGCGGCTGTCCGACGGCGACCTGGCCGCGGTCTCCTGCGACGCGAGCGGGCGGCGCTGGGTCGCCGTCTTCTCCCACGACCGCGACCCGGGGGCCACGTACCTCTACGACCACGCCACCAGGGAGACCCGGCTTTTGTACCGGCCGTACCCGCATCTCGACCCCGAAGTGCTGGCCCCCATGGCGCCGGTCGTGATCCCCGCCCGCGACGGGCTGCGGCTGCCCGCCTATCTGACGCTGCCCGTCGGCGTGGACCCGGTCGGGCTGCCCACGGTGCTGCTGGTCCACGGAGGGCCGTGGTTCCGGGACACCTGGGGATACAACCCGGTGGTGCAACTGCTGGCCAACCGCGGCTACGCGGTGCTGCAGGTCAACTTCCGCGGCTCGATGGGGTACGGGAAGGCGTTCCTCAAGGCCGGCATCGGCGAGCTGGCCGGCACGATGCACGACGACCTGATCGACGCCGTCGACTGGGCGGTCGGGCGAGGGTACGCGGACCGGGACCGCGTCGCCGTCTTCGGCGGCTCCTACGGCGGATACGCCGCGCTGGTCGGTGCCGCCTTCACTCCCGATGTCTTCGCCGCCGCGATCGACACGTGCGGTCCCTCGAACCTCGTCACCTATCTCCGGACGCTGCCGGAGTTCGCGCGGCCCGGCCTGGTCAACAACTGGTACCTGTACGCCGGTGACCCGAGCGACCCCGAGCAGGAGGCCGACCTGCTGGCGCGCTCGCCGATCAGCCGGGTGGACCGGATCCGCACCCCGCTGATGGTGGTCCAGGGGGCCAACGACGTGCGTGTGGTCAAGGCGGAGTCGGATCGGATCGTCGACGCGCTGCGGGCCCGCGGCGTCGAGGTCGAGTACATGGTCAAGGAGAACGAGGGCCACGGCTTTGTGAACCCGGAGAACAACATCGACCTCTACCGCGCGGCGGAACGCTTCCTCGCCCGCCACCTGAAGTGA